The sequence ACTGATAAGTTATGTGAAATCAACGTAGCTGGGCAAGTGTACAACTTAGCCAACTCAACCATCATGCAATCGGCATGGGAGCGAGGACAGGAAGTTGAAATTCATGGCGTTGTTTACGGTATCAGTGACGGCAAACTGGAAGATCTTGGTGTGCGCTGTTCTAGCCATGAAAGCTTAGAGGAAAACTTCCCGAAAGCGATGGCAAAAATACTAGGCCAAGATCTAGACTAAAATTAAGTTCTAACGCTTTAAAGAAACAAATACTCGCATGATTCATGTCGAGTATTTGTTTCGATCCTATTCAATAACTAAGTCAATAACTAAGTCAACAACTAGGTCAATAACCGAGCTTTTAATCTCTGTTTTTATAACGGGATAACTTTACCAATGTACGGAAGATTACGGTATTTTTGTGCGTAATCGATGCCAACACCCACTACAAATTCATCTGGAATTTCAAAACCAATCCACTTCACATCAACGTGCACTTCACGTCGAGAAGGCTTATCTAATAACGTTGCGATTTGAATAGAGTTTGGCTCACGAATCGACAAGATTTCACACACTTTACTTAGCGTATTGCCCGTATCAATGATGTCTTCTACGAGCAAAACATCTTTGCCCTTAATGTCATCATCGAGATCTTTAAGGATACGTACGTCACGAGAACTTTCCATGCTATTGCCATAGCTAGAAGCTGTCATAAAGTCGACGCTGTGATTTACTGTGACAGCGCGAGATAAGTCTGCCATAAAGACAAATGAACCACGTAGAAGTCCCACTAGAACCAATTCTTTACTGTCTTTATAGTGCTCATTAATTTGAGCGCCAAGTTGTTGTACTCGTTCTTGAACCTCTTGTTCAGAGATCATCACTTCTACGGTATGTTTCATACTGTTCTCTCGTTTACTGGACTCGCATCAACTATAGCCACCCACTACCATACTGTCGCAAAATTTTGCGTTTGAATGGCAAGGTGGGCTCAAAAAAGTCGTTGAGCTTAAAATGGGCGAGCATTGTAACAAACAATGTTTGAAACCGAAAAAAATAATCCTCCGGCATAGCCGGAGGTTTTTCATATGCGCCTATAAGGCTTTCATGCTGGCAGCGCCCTAGCAGGCGCATAATGATCTGACATGTGCATAAAGATTCTTACTTACGGCCCGTAAACGGGCTACCTGGATACGGGAGCGATAACTGATCCCCCATCTTATCCTGTTCTAATTGGTGCTTTATGTAACTTTTGATCTTGCTAGTATTTTTTCCAACCGTATCTACATAATATCCACGGCACCAAAACTCTCGGTTTCTATATTTAAATTTCAAATTGCCAAACCGCTCATACAACATCAAACTACTTTTACCTTTCAAATACCCCATAAACACTGAAACACTGAAACACTCATCTTAGGCGGTATTTCTAAAAGCATATGGATATGATCCACACAACATTCTGCTTCAATGATATTTACATTTTTCCATTCACACAGCTTTCGTAATATTTCACCTACGGCTCTCCTTTTTTCACCATAGAACACCTGTCTTCTATATTTTGGTGCAAAAACTATATGATATTTACAATTCCAGCGCGTGTGCGCTAAGCTCTTTTCGTCCCCCATTGGGACCCCCTTTCAATTTTAATTCAACTCTTGTAGTTGCCAGACCACAAGGTATTTTTATCAAATTGAAAGGGGTTTTATAACTGACTCATAGCTGTAAGCTTTACTGAACCCCCAGCCTAGCTGGGGGTTTTCTCTATACAAAAAAAACCCAGCTAAAAAGCTGGGTTTTATTTTCAAACTAATTGTTCAGCAAATAAGAAATTACTTCTTCTTCACTGCTTTCTTGTTTGGAAGGTCAGTAATAGAGCCTTCAAATACTTCAGCAGCCAAGCCTACAGATTCGTGTAGTGTTGGGTGAGCATGGATAGTCAATGCGATATCTTCCGCATCACAACCCATCTCGATAGCAAGACCGATTTCACCAAGAAGTTCACCACCGTTAGTACCAACAATAGCACCACCGATTACGCGATGAGTATCTTTATCAAAGATCATCTTAGTCATACCATCAGCACAATCTGATGCGATTGCACGACCAGAAGCAGCCCAAGGGAAAGTAGAAACTTCGTAGTTAATACCTTCAGCTTTTGCTTCTTTCTCAGTCTTACCTACCCATGCCACTTCTGGCTCTGTGTAAGCAATTGAAGGAATCACTTTAGGGTCAAAGTAGTGTTTCTTACCAGAGATAACCTCTGCCGCTACGTGACCTTCATGCACACCTTTGTGCGCAAGCATAGGTTGACCAACCACATCACCAATAGCGTGAATGTGCGGTACGTTAGTACGCATTTGCTTATCAACGTTGATGAAACCACGCTCATCTACTTCAATACCCGCTTTTTCAGCGTCGATAAGTGCGCCGTTTGGTACACGACCGATAGCCACAAGAACAGCATCGTAACGCTCAGCTTCTGCTGGTGCTTTTTTGCCTTCCATTGAAACGTAGATACCGTCTTCTTTCGCTTCAACTGCAGTTACTTTAGTTTCAAGCATTAGCTTGAACTTGTCTTTAATGCGCTTAGTGAAGACTTTAACGATGTCTTTATCCGCAGCAGGGATAACTTGGTCAAACATCTCTACAACTTCAACTTTAGAACCTAGAGAGTGGTAAACCGTACCCATTTCTAGACCGATGATACCACCACCCATGATAAGCAGTTTCTCAGGTACTTCTTTAAGCTCAAGTGCATCCGTAGAATCCCAAATACGTGGGTCTTCATGTGGAATGAACGGCAGTTTGATTGGGCGAGAACCCGCCGCAATGATTGCGTTATCAAAAGTCACCGTTGTCGACTCTTCGCCTTCAACTTGAATAGTGTTAGGGCCAGTAAATTTACCGTAACCATTCACTACTGTTACTTTACGCATTTTAGCCATGCCGTTAAGGCCGCCAGTTAGCTGATCAACAACTTTTTCTTTCCAGATACGGATTTTGCTGATGTCTGTAGTTGGTTCGCCAAATACAACACCGTGCTCAGCCATTGCTTTTGCTTCTTCAATTACTTTAGATACGTGAAGAAGTGCTTTCGATGGGATACAACCCACGTTTAGACAAACACCACCTAGGGTGCTATAGCGTTCAACCAGTACCGTTTCAAGACCTAAATCTGCACAACGGAAAGCAGCAGAGTATCCAGCAGGACCTGAACCAAGTACTACAACTTGGGCTTTAATTTCTTTGCTCATTTTGACCTCTTGTAGTCATTATCCCTAACAGGCTAATTGGGTTTTGCGTCACTCCAGTTTACAAATTTGTAAACTAAGAGAAAACTAATTCCATTTAGGCTGTGAGCTATACAACAATTCGACGTCTATTATCTTAGATTTCGTCGAATTTTGTTAAAAAATTTCGATAAAAATCACTCACATAAAACAAGGGGATTCCCTTTACTGTGAGTGAGAAAGAGCAGCTCTTATGAGCTGCTCTCTATGATTACATTACAAGGCGACGAATATCGCTCATGCACTGGTTCAAGAAGGTAATGAAACGCGCACCTTCTGCACCATCAATCACACGGTGATCATAAGATAGAGACAGTGGAAGCATTAGACGAGGAGTAAACTCGCTGCCATTCCATACTGGCTTAATCTCAGACTTAGACACACCAAGGATACCGACTTCAGGAGCATTTACGATAGGAGTAAATGCTGTACCACCAATGCCACCTAGGCTAGAGATAGTGAAACAGCCACCTTGCATATCACCTGCTGTCAGTTTACCTGCACGAGCTTTCTTAGAAATCGCTGCAAGTTCTGCTGATAGCTCGTAAATACCTTTCTTGTTCACGTCTTTAAAGACAGGAACCACTAGGCCATTTGGCGTATCTACCGCGATACCTACGTTTACGTATTTCTTCAGAATAATGCTTTCGCCGTCTTCAGAAAGAGATGAGTTAAACGATGGGAACTCTTCAAGTGCTTTCGCTACTGCTTTCAAGATAAACACTAGAGGCGTGATCTTGATGCCAGAATCTTTCTTAGCTTCAAATGCGTTCTGCTCTTTACGGAACTTCTCAAGCTCAGTGATATCAGCATTATCCCACTGTGTAACGTGCGGGATCATTACCCAGTTACGGTGCAGGTTAGCGCCAGAAATTTTCTTAATCTTAGAAAGCTTCTTAACTTCAGTGTCACCAAATTTGCTAAAGTCCACTTTCGGCCAAGGTAGTAGGCCAAGTGCACTGCCGTCGC is a genomic window of Vibrio neonatus containing:
- the hpt gene encoding hypoxanthine phosphoribosyltransferase; this encodes MKHTVEVMISEQEVQERVQQLGAQINEHYKDSKELVLVGLLRGSFVFMADLSRAVTVNHSVDFMTASSYGNSMESSRDVRILKDLDDDIKGKDVLLVEDIIDTGNTLSKVCEILSIREPNSIQIATLLDKPSRREVHVDVKWIGFEIPDEFVVGVGIDYAQKYRNLPYIGKVIPL
- the lpdA gene encoding dihydrolipoyl dehydrogenase — translated: MSKEIKAQVVVLGSGPAGYSAAFRCADLGLETVLVERYSTLGGVCLNVGCIPSKALLHVSKVIEEAKAMAEHGVVFGEPTTDISKIRIWKEKVVDQLTGGLNGMAKMRKVTVVNGYGKFTGPNTIQVEGEESTTVTFDNAIIAAGSRPIKLPFIPHEDPRIWDSTDALELKEVPEKLLIMGGGIIGLEMGTVYHSLGSKVEVVEMFDQVIPAADKDIVKVFTKRIKDKFKLMLETKVTAVEAKEDGIYVSMEGKKAPAEAERYDAVLVAIGRVPNGALIDAEKAGIEVDERGFINVDKQMRTNVPHIHAIGDVVGQPMLAHKGVHEGHVAAEVISGKKHYFDPKVIPSIAYTEPEVAWVGKTEKEAKAEGINYEVSTFPWAASGRAIASDCADGMTKMIFDKDTHRVIGGAIVGTNGGELLGEIGLAIEMGCDAEDIALTIHAHPTLHESVGLAAEVFEGSITDLPNKKAVKKK